In Sedimentibacter sp. MB31-C6, one genomic interval encodes:
- the hflX gene encoding GTPase HflX: MGEKERCLLIAVQLQNTEENDMDELEQLVEAAGGEVISSVIQNRHGIDNKYYVGQGKIEEIAAYVKELDIDTVIINDELTGSQIRNIEEVIDVKIIDRTNLILDIFAKRALTKEGQLQVALAQLKYSLPRLIGLNKNLSRLGGGIGTRGPGEQKLELDRRRIKDKINDIQSQLEELSKARETKRKKRMKDEVPVISIVGYTNAGKSTLMNALLESEWCDDELENKKVFSHDMLFATLDTELRRVRLPGGKLSIFSDTVGFIKKLPTQIIEAFKGTLEEIKFADLIIHLIDINDENLVEHKETTINLIEKITNKEIPILTVYNKVDKIMNEKITTISNSDIIYISALNKYNLDMLLDTVDYKVNGKKLKCKLKIPNTDLKEYYYLYENRNTDSTEFDGDGVNFNVFLYESELKKYQKYIIGELNDE, encoded by the coding sequence ATGGGAGAAAAAGAAAGATGTTTATTAATTGCTGTGCAATTGCAAAATACTGAAGAAAATGATATGGATGAACTAGAGCAGCTAGTTGAAGCTGCAGGAGGTGAAGTTATATCAAGTGTAATACAAAATAGACATGGTATAGATAATAAGTATTATGTCGGTCAAGGAAAAATAGAAGAAATAGCTGCTTATGTTAAAGAGCTTGATATAGATACAGTAATTATTAATGATGAATTAACTGGGTCTCAAATAAGAAATATTGAAGAAGTTATAGATGTTAAGATAATAGATAGAACAAACTTAATACTTGATATTTTTGCTAAGAGAGCATTGACTAAAGAAGGTCAATTACAAGTAGCATTAGCTCAATTAAAATATAGTTTACCTAGACTTATCGGTCTGAATAAGAATCTATCAAGATTGGGAGGCGGAATTGGTACTAGAGGACCTGGCGAGCAAAAGTTAGAATTGGATAGAAGACGTATAAAAGATAAAATTAATGATATTCAGAGCCAGTTAGAAGAATTAAGTAAAGCTAGGGAAACTAAAAGAAAAAAACGAATGAAGGATGAAGTACCAGTTATATCAATAGTAGGCTATACTAATGCAGGTAAATCAACACTTATGAATGCTTTGTTAGAAAGCGAATGGTGTGATGACGAACTTGAAAATAAAAAAGTTTTTTCTCATGACATGCTTTTTGCTACTTTAGATACAGAGTTGAGGAGAGTTAGATTACCAGGTGGAAAACTATCAATTTTTTCAGATACAGTAGGATTTATCAAGAAACTTCCAACTCAAATAATAGAAGCCTTTAAGGGTACATTAGAAGAAATTAAATTTGCAGATTTAATAATACATTTAATAGATATTAATGACGAAAATCTAGTGGAACATAAAGAAACAACTATAAACTTAATTGAAAAGATTACTAATAAAGAAATACCTATATTGACAGTTTATAATAAGGTAGATAAAATTATGAATGAAAAGATAACTACTATATCAAATAGTGATATTATATATATTTCTGCATTAAATAAATATAATTTAGATATGTTGTTAGATACAGTTGATTATAAAGTAAATGGTAAAAAACTAAAATGCAAATTAAAAATACCTAATACTGATTTAAAAGAATACTATTATTTATATGAAAATAGAAATACTGATTCTACTGAATTTGATGGAGATGGCGTAAATTTTAATGTTTTTTTATATGAAAGTGAATTGAAAAAATACCAAAAATATATAATAGGTGAATTAAATGATGAGTAA
- the spoIIAB gene encoding anti-sigma F factor, producing the protein MHNNYVYIKIPSLSTNESFARAAVAAFCSSLDPTIEELSDIKTAVSEAVTNAIIHGYEDAVGNVEIQCRIKGQMVEIIVEDFGLGIVNVDMAREPLYTTKPELERSGMGFAVMETFMDELVVLSEKDVGTKVIMRKTIGSKK; encoded by the coding sequence ATGCATAATAACTATGTATATATTAAAATACCAAGCCTTTCAACAAATGAATCCTTTGCCAGAGCGGCAGTTGCAGCATTCTGTTCAAGTTTAGATCCAACAATTGAAGAATTATCAGACATCAAAACGGCTGTATCAGAAGCAGTTACAAATGCAATTATTCATGGCTATGAAGATGCTGTTGGGAATGTAGAAATCCAATGTAGAATAAAGGGGCAGATGGTAGAAATAATAGTTGAAGACTTTGGGTTAGGTATCGTAAATGTAGACATGGCCAGAGAACCGTTGTATACAACCAAGCCAGAACTAGAACGTTCAGGTATGGGTTTCGCTGTGATGGAGACATTTATGGACGAGCTGGTAGTATTATCTGAAAAAGATGTTGGAACTAAAGTTATAATGAGAAAAACAATTGGTTCTAAAAAGTAG
- a CDS encoding transglycosylase domain-containing protein, which yields MSKENKKNNEKDIEIVENNVVKKSKKKKRKKKKNVILRVSLLLILTAIIIAGGAVAGMVIGIMKSAPEIDTTNVLTTLTESSVIVDENGSIIEQIHDPNENREIIPLEEIPEYLQNAFIAIEDHRFEDHPGIDVRRILGSLLHNVKVGDPTAQGASTITQQLVKNLYLTNEKSLERKIKEAYLSIQMERKLSKDQILEYYLNTIPLGQSSYGVETAAYTYFSKDAKDLTLAESALLAGSAKSTVSYAPFNRYNLEDTNDIPEDDIVGYVFIGSVQYACVYNQNAIDRQHVILNRMLDLGFINQEEYDNAMSEDMRIALNPGQTKIEGISSTPMDYVKEKVIEDLMITQDLSYEEAESYIYRGGLTITTTIDVNMQKSLEESYNNFAVLLLGAEPSGDKPIAQDWRYFKWLGGSGTGTLDSALNILNENGQLIYFAKDNILDSNNSIYLNPDEYYYDETGNLIINSKKFDLYSTSIDIVNCYTVDEKFNFVSHNIGALNIGNNFEILEQKGTKGVFSIPKSYLEKNPEMFSVGEDNILRIPEGYFFYQDTGIVQPQSATVILDYKTGKIKAMIGGRNVEGSKTFNRASDAARQPGSTIKPLSVYLPALDLGYSAAYILDDLPRYNEKGDRWPKNWYEHRNIKYWGKTTLRKSIEQSINTNAVKMLETIGTDAAIDSLTKLGLINALNPENDTFITPGENNAYNDVNLASLALGGLTKGFSPLDMTAAYGAIANDGVYIEPFAYTKVVNTKGETILDKVPETHVVVSPEVASLMKDILRTTVNPGLSYRAKLPAELGIDVAGKTGTTQANGDFWFVGFSPYYVGGVWVGNDNVQMKLSGDSGVTARLWSGIMTPIHQGLSPAKFELNPNLIPVKVCSQSGKLPTELCSQDQRGSQVITEYFIPGTQPTTTCDTHVKIPVCTSSNLLASQYCPGNLIEEKVFVTRDPLYDPDAKTQNYDAKKLYKQILEDRIIFSADELKQIYSGQATFDENNQLTHVLGIEIEKLGSSGYLTEDYQYQIPTQTCYYHTKWHYDQWLNGDDNHDDDSNNENNGNDGNNNNNDNNDNNGHDNHGDLNDNNIDNSDEEVEDIIDSILDSITN from the coding sequence ATGTCAAAAGAAAATAAGAAAAATAATGAAAAAGATATTGAAATAGTAGAAAATAATGTAGTAAAAAAATCTAAAAAGAAAAAAAGAAAAAAGAAAAAAAATGTGATATTAAGAGTATCATTATTATTAATATTAACAGCTATAATCATTGCAGGTGGAGCAGTTGCTGGTATGGTCATTGGCATAATGAAAAGTGCCCCTGAAATTGATACTACTAATGTACTCACAACATTAACAGAAAGTTCAGTAATTGTAGATGAAAATGGATCTATAATAGAGCAAATACATGATCCAAATGAAAACAGGGAAATAATTCCATTAGAAGAAATACCAGAATATTTGCAAAATGCTTTTATAGCAATCGAAGATCATCGATTTGAGGATCATCCAGGTATTGATGTACGAAGAATTTTAGGCTCTCTATTACATAATGTTAAAGTAGGTGACCCAACAGCACAAGGTGCTAGCACAATCACACAACAGTTAGTTAAGAATCTTTACCTTACAAATGAAAAATCATTGGAACGAAAAATTAAGGAAGCATATTTATCAATTCAGATGGAAAGAAAGCTTTCTAAAGATCAAATACTTGAGTATTATTTAAATACTATACCTTTAGGCCAAAGTTCTTATGGAGTTGAAACTGCAGCATATACTTATTTTTCTAAAGACGCTAAGGATCTTACACTAGCTGAAAGCGCTCTTTTAGCTGGTTCTGCAAAAAGTACAGTTTCTTATGCACCATTTAATCGATATAATTTAGAAGATACTAATGATATTCCAGAAGATGATATTGTTGGATATGTATTTATTGGTTCTGTTCAATATGCATGCGTTTATAACCAAAATGCTATTGATAGACAACATGTCATATTAAATAGAATGCTTGATCTAGGATTTATAAATCAAGAAGAATATGATAATGCAATGTCAGAGGATATGCGTATTGCATTAAATCCTGGACAGACAAAAATCGAAGGAATTTCGTCAACTCCAATGGATTATGTAAAAGAAAAGGTCATTGAAGATTTGATGATTACGCAAGACTTATCCTATGAAGAAGCAGAAAGCTACATTTACAGAGGCGGTTTGACAATAACTACAACAATTGATGTTAATATGCAAAAATCCCTTGAAGAATCCTATAATAATTTCGCTGTGTTGCTACTTGGAGCTGAGCCTTCTGGTGATAAACCAATTGCTCAGGATTGGAGATACTTCAAGTGGTTAGGAGGCTCAGGTACTGGTACTCTTGATTCCGCGCTAAATATTCTAAACGAAAATGGTCAGCTTATTTATTTTGCAAAAGATAATATTCTGGATTCTAATAATAGTATATATTTAAATCCAGATGAATACTATTACGATGAAACAGGTAACTTAATTATAAATTCCAAAAAATTTGACCTTTATTCTACATCAATAGATATTGTTAATTGTTATACTGTAGATGAAAAGTTTAACTTTGTATCTCATAATATAGGAGCCTTAAATATAGGCAATAATTTTGAAATACTTGAACAAAAAGGTACTAAGGGAGTTTTCTCAATTCCTAAAAGTTACTTAGAAAAGAACCCTGAAATGTTTTCAGTAGGTGAAGATAATATATTGAGAATACCCGAAGGTTATTTCTTCTATCAAGATACAGGAATTGTTCAGCCTCAGTCTGCAACAGTAATTTTAGATTACAAAACAGGTAAAATAAAAGCTATGATTGGCGGAAGAAATGTTGAGGGAAGCAAAACTTTCAATCGTGCTTCTGATGCTGCAAGACAGCCAGGTTCAACAATTAAACCACTTTCAGTGTATCTTCCTGCTCTAGACTTAGGCTACTCAGCAGCATATATACTAGATGATTTGCCTAGATATAATGAAAAAGGTGATAGATGGCCAAAAAACTGGTATGAACACAGAAATATAAAATATTGGGGTAAAACAACTCTTCGAAAATCAATTGAGCAATCTATCAACACAAACGCAGTTAAAATGTTAGAAACTATTGGTACAGATGCAGCTATAGATTCATTAACAAAACTAGGGTTGATAAATGCACTAAACCCTGAAAATGATACTTTTATTACTCCAGGTGAAAATAACGCCTATAATGATGTTAATTTAGCATCACTTGCTTTAGGTGGTTTAACTAAAGGATTTTCGCCTCTGGATATGACTGCTGCCTATGGTGCTATTGCTAATGATGGTGTTTATATTGAACCTTTTGCATATACTAAAGTTGTAAATACGAAAGGCGAAACTATACTTGATAAAGTACCTGAAACACATGTTGTAGTTAGCCCTGAAGTTGCTTCTTTGATGAAAGATATTTTGAGAACTACTGTCAATCCAGGTCTGTCATATAGAGCTAAACTACCAGCAGAGTTGGGTATTGATGTAGCAGGCAAAACTGGAACAACACAAGCAAATGGTGACTTTTGGTTTGTAGGATTTTCACCTTATTATGTAGGTGGAGTTTGGGTTGGAAATGATAATGTTCAAATGAAGCTTTCAGGTGATAGTGGTGTTACTGCAAGATTATGGAGCGGAATTATGACTCCTATTCACCAGGGTTTATCGCCTGCTAAATTTGAGTTAAATCCAAATTTAATACCAGTAAAAGTTTGTAGTCAATCTGGTAAATTGCCTACAGAACTTTGTTCTCAAGATCAACGTGGAAGTCAGGTTATAACAGAATACTTTATTCCTGGAACTCAACCAACGACAACTTGTGATACACATGTAAAAATTCCAGTTTGCACAAGCTCTAATTTGTTAGCATCTCAATACTGTCCTGGAAACTTAATTGAAGAAAAAGTCTTTGTTACAAGAGATCCACTTTATGATCCAGATGCAAAGACACAAAATTATGATGCTAAAAAATTATATAAGCAAATACTTGAAGATAGAATAATTTTTTCAGCAGATGAATTGAAACAAATTTATTCTGGGCAAGCTACTTTTGATGAAAACAATCAATTAACTCATGTTCTAGGAATAGAAATAGAAAAACTAGGTTCTTCTGGTTATTTAACTGAAGATTATCAATATCAAATACCTACTCAAACATGTTACTATCATACAAAATGGCATTATGATCAATGGCTCAATGGTGACGATAACCATGATGATGATTCTAACAATGAAAACAACGGAAACGATGGTAATAACAATAACAATGATAACAATGATAACAATGGTCATGATAATCATGGTGATTTAAATGATAATAACATTGATAATTCAGATGAAGAAGTAGAAGATATAATTGATTCAATTTTAGATTCAATAACAAATTAA
- a CDS encoding response regulator transcription factor has translation MDKKKILIVEDEHKIARFLELEFNYEGYDVEIANNGREGLEKGKESDIDLIILDLMLPRLSGIEVCRRIRQTSDVPIIMLTAKDDISDKVTGLDIGADDYMTKPFAVEELLARMRVLLKRKYIKRNNDDEDILKIDKLKLFKNSYKVEYNNINIELTKKEFELLEYMMLNKNIVLTREKILDKVWGYDYFGDTNIIDVYIRYLRSKIDQKYKISLIETVRGVGYIIRD, from the coding sequence ATGGATAAGAAGAAAATTTTAATTGTGGAAGATGAACATAAAATAGCACGATTTTTAGAATTGGAGTTTAATTATGAAGGTTACGATGTAGAAATTGCTAATAATGGTAGAGAAGGATTAGAAAAAGGTAAAGAAAGTGATATAGATTTAATTATACTAGATTTAATGCTTCCTAGATTAAGTGGTATAGAAGTATGCAGGAGAATAAGACAGACATCAGATGTTCCTATAATTATGCTTACAGCTAAAGATGATATATCAGACAAAGTTACTGGTCTTGATATTGGAGCGGATGATTATATGACAAAACCCTTTGCAGTAGAGGAACTATTGGCCCGTATGAGAGTCTTGCTTAAAAGAAAATATATAAAAAGAAATAATGATGATGAAGATATTTTAAAAATAGATAAGTTAAAACTTTTTAAAAATAGTTATAAAGTTGAATATAATAATATTAATATAGAATTAACGAAGAAGGAATTTGAACTTTTAGAATATATGATGTTAAATAAAAATATTGTTTTAACTAGGGAAAAAATTCTTGATAAGGTTTGGGGATATGATTATTTTGGTGATACAAATATAATTGATGTTTATATAAGGTATTTAAGAAGTAAAATAGATCAAAAATACAAGATTAGTCTTATTGAGACAGTCAGAGGTGTAGGCTACATAATAAGAGATTGA
- a CDS encoding SpoVA/SpoVAEb family sporulation membrane protein, whose protein sequence is MNYVMSFIVGGIICMICQIFIDVFKKNNAYLLVMLVVIGAILGFLGIYDKIIEVGYSGASIPLLGFGNSLAKGAMEEASSKGFMGALSGGVIKTAPGVAAALLFGYIVAVVFNPKNKS, encoded by the coding sequence ATGAATTATGTAATGAGCTTTATTGTTGGCGGAATCATTTGTATGATTTGTCAGATATTTATAGACGTTTTTAAGAAAAACAATGCTTACTTATTAGTTATGTTAGTTGTTATAGGTGCTATTTTAGGGTTTTTAGGAATATATGACAAAATTATAGAGGTTGGATATTCTGGAGCTTCTATTCCATTATTAGGATTTGGAAATTCACTTGCAAAGGGAGCTATGGAAGAGGCTTCTAGCAAAGGTTTTATGGGTGCTTTAAGCGGAGGAGTAATTAAAACTGCACCGGGCGTAGCTGCGGCACTGTTATTTGGCTACATAGTTGCAGTAGTTTTCAATCCTAAAAATAAATCGTAA
- the spoVAC gene encoding stage V sporulation protein AC yields MKYNKNNYKELVDEFTPKNNMIRNCIMAFIFGGAICTLGEIFKNLYMSGLSIPEEEASSISLVTLIGLSALLTGLGWYDNLGKIGGAGTVVPITGFANSVVSPALEYKKEGFVLGTASNIFKLAGPVLVYGYFASFIAGLLSLVLK; encoded by the coding sequence ATGAAATATAATAAGAATAATTATAAGGAGTTAGTAGATGAATTTACTCCCAAGAATAATATGATTAGAAATTGTATTATGGCATTTATTTTTGGAGGTGCAATATGTACTTTAGGAGAAATATTTAAAAATTTATATATGTCAGGGCTAAGTATACCAGAGGAAGAAGCTAGTTCAATATCATTAGTTACATTAATAGGACTATCAGCTTTATTAACAGGACTTGGATGGTATGATAATTTAGGTAAAATTGGTGGAGCAGGAACTGTTGTTCCAATAACAGGTTTTGCAAATTCTGTAGTTTCACCAGCACTTGAATATAAAAAAGAAGGATTTGTTCTTGGAACAGCATCAAATATATTTAAACTAGCAGGTCCTGTTTTAGTATATGGATATTTTGCATCCTTTATAGCAGGTTTATTAAGCCTAGTATTAAAATAA
- a CDS encoding YigZ family protein, whose protein sequence is MSNYKSIHQYGRDEIIINKSKFIGTAIPINSEEEALEFINEIKKEYKDATHNVYAYTLEENMNIQRFSDDGEPSGTAGMPALNVITQENLRNVVVVVTRYFGGVMLGAGGLIRAYTKGAKIALNSGIIVDKNLFYEVSFKIDYTLLGKIDNELTTNNFLIIDKIYEESVILKLIVKDDDIVRLKNLLMELTSGQAEINIGKADYFSIKDGKVLK, encoded by the coding sequence ATGAGTAATTATAAATCAATACATCAATATGGTAGAGATGAAATAATTATAAATAAGTCAAAATTTATTGGAACGGCAATACCTATAAATTCAGAAGAAGAAGCATTAGAATTTATTAATGAAATTAAAAAAGAATATAAGGATGCTACTCATAATGTATATGCTTATACTTTAGAAGAAAACATGAATATTCAAAGATTTTCTGATGATGGAGAACCTTCCGGAACTGCAGGAATGCCCGCTTTAAATGTTATAACGCAAGAGAACTTAAGAAATGTAGTAGTTGTTGTTACAAGATATTTTGGAGGCGTAATGCTAGGAGCTGGAGGATTAATACGCGCTTATACAAAAGGTGCTAAAATTGCCTTGAATAGTGGTATAATAGTTGATAAAAATTTATTTTACGAAGTATCTTTTAAAATTGACTATACATTACTTGGGAAAATAGATAATGAATTAACTACAAATAATTTTTTAATTATAGATAAAATATATGAAGAATCTGTTATTTTAAAATTAATAGTAAAAGATGATGATATCGTAAGATTAAAAAATCTGTTAATGGAACTTACAAGTGGACAGGCAGAGATTAATATTGGAAAGGCAGACTATTTTTCAATTAAAGATGGCAAAGTTTTAAAATAA
- the yunB gene encoding sporulation protein YunB, whose product MKKYKRTYIQIIAMFLVIFSIISYYYIEVSIKPTLKSICEVNAKVIATQIINSTVREEIEKDELKEQILIPTYDNDGKINMIRTDALVMNKISSNIAKSVQDKIVNLENQSFKIPLFSALDNQLLSNRGPDLKFTIFHQGSVIVDFITEFEESGINQTRYKIYITVSVDMRIISPATTSSITVSNNLLIAEIVIVGEVPDSYMSFPSLREAN is encoded by the coding sequence GTGAAAAAATACAAGAGAACTTATATTCAAATAATTGCCATGTTTTTAGTAATTTTTTCTATAATTTCATATTATTATATAGAAGTAAGTATTAAACCTACTTTAAAATCAATATGTGAAGTAAACGCTAAAGTTATTGCTACACAAATAATTAACAGTACAGTAAGAGAAGAAATAGAAAAAGATGAATTAAAAGAACAAATTTTAATACCAACTTATGACAATGATGGAAAAATAAATATGATTCGCACAGATGCATTGGTAATGAATAAAATATCTTCCAATATTGCCAAGAGTGTTCAGGATAAAATTGTTAATCTTGAGAATCAATCTTTTAAAATTCCACTTTTTTCAGCACTAGACAATCAGCTTCTTTCAAATAGAGGTCCTGATTTAAAATTTACAATATTTCATCAAGGTAGTGTTATAGTAGACTTTATTACTGAGTTTGAAGAATCAGGAATAAATCAAACCAGATATAAAATTTATATTACTGTTAGTGTTGATATGAGAATTATAAGTCCTGCTACAACAAGTAGTATTACAGTGAGCAATAATTTATTAATTGCTGAAATTGTAATAGTTGGAGAAGTTCCAGATTCGTATATGAGTTTTCCTTCATTAAGGGAGGCAAATTAA
- a CDS encoding STAS domain-containing protein translates to MNIEFIEIGHELFIKLNGDLDHHSSESIRDIIDEKIKDEKYKKIVIDLKKLDFIDSSGIGFVIGRYKVIRKRNGVIEIINASKKVRKILDMSGIGKIINIK, encoded by the coding sequence GTGAATATAGAATTTATTGAGATAGGACATGAATTGTTTATTAAGCTTAATGGTGATTTAGATCATCACAGTTCGGAATCCATAAGAGACATAATTGATGAAAAGATTAAAGATGAAAAATATAAAAAGATAGTAATAGATTTAAAAAAGCTAGATTTTATTGACAGCTCAGGTATTGGGTTTGTAATAGGCCGTTATAAAGTAATAAGGAAGCGTAATGGAGTAATAGAAATTATAAATGCTAGCAAAAAGGTAAGAAAAATACTTGATATGAGCGGCATTGGAAAAATAATAAATATAAAATAG
- the spoVAD gene encoding stage V sporulation protein AD, whose protein sequence is MKKLGKQTFHMKDNVFIRDVYTIVGSKEGEGPLKNNFDMIIEDSLWGEDSWEKSELKFQKTAAEKLLNKNHMQSKIDLLISGDLLNQITSSSFSARDLQIPYIGVYGACSTMALTMGLGAMLIDGGFANNILCVTSSHFCSAERQYRLPLEMGGQRHMSAQWTVTGSGAVLLSNIGTGPTIKNVTFGKIEDLGIKDANNMGAAMAPAAYSSLKQHIIDTGIDYDLIVTGDLGTVGKGIVNKMFNEDKMSIEKKYDDCGTIIYDLEKQDVHAGGSGCGCSAVVFGAFLYKKLLKKEIKNLLFTSTGALHSPTATLQGESIPGIAHCIGIEG, encoded by the coding sequence TTGAAAAAATTAGGTAAACAAACATTTCATATGAAAGATAATGTATTTATTAGAGATGTATACACAATAGTAGGCTCAAAAGAAGGAGAAGGGCCATTAAAAAATAACTTTGATATGATTATTGAAGATAGTTTATGGGGAGAAGATAGCTGGGAAAAAAGCGAACTTAAATTTCAAAAAACAGCAGCAGAAAAATTATTAAATAAAAATCATATGCAAAGCAAAATTGATCTTTTAATATCAGGAGATTTATTAAATCAAATAACATCTTCCTCCTTTTCTGCAAGAGACTTACAAATTCCTTATATAGGAGTTTATGGAGCATGTTCAACTATGGCTTTGACAATGGGACTAGGTGCTATGCTCATAGATGGAGGCTTTGCAAATAATATACTATGTGTAACTTCTAGTCATTTTTGTAGCGCAGAAAGACAGTATCGCTTACCTCTTGAAATGGGAGGACAAAGGCATATGTCAGCACAATGGACTGTTACAGGTTCAGGAGCAGTATTACTATCTAATATTGGTACAGGTCCGACAATTAAGAATGTAACCTTTGGTAAAATCGAGGACTTGGGAATAAAAGATGCTAATAACATGGGAGCAGCGATGGCACCAGCTGCATATAGTTCTTTAAAGCAACATATTATTGATACTGGTATTGATTATGATTTAATTGTAACGGGAGATTTAGGTACAGTAGGCAAAGGAATAGTAAATAAAATGTTCAATGAAGATAAAATGAGTATTGAGAAAAAATATGATGACTGCGGTACTATAATTTATGACTTAGAAAAACAAGATGTTCATGCTGGTGGGAGTGGCTGTGGGTGTTCAGCAGTTGTATTTGGTGCTTTTTTATACAAAAAGCTATTAAAAAAAGAAATTAAAAATCTTCTGTTTACTTCAACAGGAGCACTTCACTCTCCTACAGCAACATTACAGGGAGAAAGTATACCTGGTATAGCCCATTGTATAGGAATTGAAGGATAA
- a CDS encoding sensor histidine kinase, translating into MKKVKKKNNILKLIKILMKTLISIILYPIKLFVKFIFGLLKRLKFSIAFKISTTYFILYIVVILIVAFITSNGYFIFEMNKFNDEIIIEDITKLQDYYPDKKKVENMLVKGKLKSVSMYDRNLNLIYSTDKETRYSDNIIVILENLIYNKEYVFSSPIEIENSRYYINFHYSVEDLIYDAIRINALVLISGAFGLILFLPIVSRTSYKLIGPIKNMTEITKTITVNNINTRLDIKGTQDELKDLSQTFNEMMDRIEDGYKSQQQFVSDASHELRTPIAVIKGYVNMLDRWGKNDKDVLEESIGAIKNETENMQDLIEKLLFIARSDKQTLTYTKEDFKISEILLEIEKETKMIDNKHKFYFKFYNDASIYADKNRIKQAVRIFIDNAMKFTPEKGYIMVSGYTQNDYYIIKVEDTGIGIEKKDLSKIFDRLYRAEQSRSKEVGGHGLGLSIAKIIILGHKGKIKVKSTVGKGSEFSIMIPYLEKNSLQI; encoded by the coding sequence ATGAAAAAAGTTAAAAAGAAAAATAATATTTTAAAATTGATTAAGATATTAATGAAGACATTAATAAGTATAATTCTTTATCCAATTAAACTATTTGTTAAATTCATATTTGGCCTATTGAAAAGGCTTAAGTTTTCTATAGCCTTTAAAATATCTACCACTTATTTCATTCTTTATATTGTTGTTATACTAATAGTAGCTTTTATAACTTCTAATGGATATTTTATTTTTGAGATGAATAAATTTAATGATGAAATAATTATTGAAGACATTACTAAATTACAAGATTATTACCCAGATAAGAAAAAAGTTGAAAATATGCTTGTAAAAGGGAAATTGAAATCGGTTAGTATGTATGACAGAAATTTAAATTTAATTTATTCTACAGATAAAGAAACAAGGTATTCTGACAATATTATTGTAATTTTAGAAAATTTAATTTATAATAAAGAATACGTTTTTTCTTCACCTATAGAAATCGAAAACTCGCGATATTATATTAATTTCCACTACTCTGTTGAAGACTTAATATATGATGCAATACGTATAAATGCTCTAGTCTTAATATCAGGTGCATTTGGGTTAATTTTGTTTTTACCTATTGTTTCAAGAACAAGCTATAAACTAATTGGTCCAATAAAGAATATGACAGAAATAACAAAAACTATAACAGTTAATAATATTAATACTCGATTGGACATTAAAGGAACACAAGATGAATTAAAAGATTTATCTCAAACGTTTAATGAAATGATGGATAGAATTGAGGATGGATATAAATCCCAACAACAATTTGTTTCAGATGCTTCTCATGAATTAAGAACTCCCATAGCTGTAATTAAAGGATATGTAAATATGCTGGACCGTTGGGGGAAAAATGATAAGGATGTATTAGAAGAATCCATCGGTGCTATTAAAAATGAAACTGAAAATATGCAGGATCTAATAGAAAAGCTTTTATTTATTGCGAGAAGTGATAAACAAACTCTTACATATACTAAAGAAGATTTTAAAATAAGTGAAATTCTTTTAGAAATTGAAAAAGAAACGAAAATGATAGATAACAAACATAAATTTTATTTTAAATTTTATAATGATGCTAGTATATACGCTGATAAAAACAGAATTAAGCAGGCTGTTAGGATATTTATAGATAATGCTATGAAGTTTACTCCCGAAAAGGGATATATCATGGTATCAGGTTATACCCAAAATGATTATTATATAATAAAAGTAGAAGATACAGGAATTGGTATAGAAAAAAAAGATTTAAGTAAAATTTTTGACAGGCTGTATCGTGCAGAACAATCTAGAAGCAAAGAAGTAGGAGGACATGGATTAGGTCTTTCAATTGCTAAAATAATTATATTAGGTCATAAAGGAAAAATCAAAGTAAAGAGTACTGTAGGAAAAGGATCTGAATTTTCTATTATGATACCATATTTAGAGAAAAATTCACTACAAATTTAA